The bacterium genome includes a region encoding these proteins:
- a CDS encoding glycosyltransferase family 2 protein, which yields MTWPKLVSINVLATNEKDCLRRCLTCIQRQTYSPIEVIVIDNASTDGTDEMLRSTFPEFAVITNPDNLGYCKSHNIAIRRCHGDYVMPLNADVFMEPGFVEAKVCAVQSAANIGMVEGKLLRIAGHDAAIPDEKIIDGVGTVLTRARRNFERGQRERDEGQYAEPEFVFGASGAAPLYRREMLNDIEVEGEFFDEDFFIYRDEVDLAWRAQWLGWKCLFTPDAVAYHVRAYAPDKRLKVPKFLRQIQLRNRYLMIIKNSSVTNILRDLHHILWFEFRQLAYVPIFEPHLVKGLLGAIRLAPKMLKKRRVIVARRRETPRYIHSLFG from the coding sequence ATGACCTGGCCAAAACTAGTCTCGATCAATGTCCTTGCCACAAACGAGAAGGATTGCTTGAGGCGCTGTCTTACATGCATCCAACGTCAGACGTATTCGCCAATCGAGGTCATTGTAATTGACAACGCCTCGACCGATGGGACGGACGAGATGCTCAGGAGCACTTTCCCCGAGTTTGCTGTCATAACCAATCCCGATAACCTCGGCTACTGCAAGAGCCACAACATCGCCATTAGGCGGTGTCACGGCGATTATGTGATGCCGCTAAACGCAGATGTCTTCATGGAGCCAGGCTTCGTCGAGGCGAAAGTGTGCGCGGTGCAGAGCGCCGCCAACATCGGCATGGTTGAAGGGAAGCTCTTGCGGATTGCGGGCCACGACGCCGCTATACCTGACGAGAAGATCATTGACGGGGTTGGCACCGTGCTGACGAGAGCGCGAAGGAACTTCGAGCGAGGCCAGCGCGAGCGCGACGAGGGGCAGTACGCCGAGCCGGAGTTTGTTTTCGGCGCATCGGGCGCCGCACCACTTTATCGGCGAGAGATGCTGAACGACATCGAGGTCGAGGGAGAGTTTTTTGACGAGGACTTCTTCATCTACAGAGACGAGGTGGACCTGGCGTGGCGTGCTCAATGGCTCGGCTGGAAGTGCCTTTTCACGCCAGATGCGGTCGCATATCATGTTAGGGCTTATGCCCCGGACAAACGGCTTAAAGTGCCAAAGTTCCTCCGACAGATTCAGCTTCGCAACCGATATCTGATGATAATCAAGAACTCCTCTGTCACCAACATCCTGCGGGACCTGCACCACATCCTCTGGTTCGAGTTCAGGCAGTTAGCCTACGTCCCCATCTTCGAGCCTCACCTGGTGAAAGGGCTTCTGGGCGCTATCAGGCTCGCCCCCAAGATGCTCAAGAAGCGCAGAGTAATCGTCGCCAGACGCCGTGAGACCCCTAGATACATCCATTCTCTTTTCGGTTGA
- a CDS encoding cation:proton antiporter has translation MLLEEVELIFVLSVLLLSGYALGILAKRARLPEITGYIAAGIVLKQAIFWLGLMSDIKFTKLFSRDLIPINHLALALIAFAVCRGLRLEQMKQLGKGIICIASVQAIVTFVAVTIGVAVIGSYANLGGAPAGSFMNVLPLAIVFGGIATATAPAATVAVIRELRAKGPFTTTLLATVAMDDAIALLIFAFGITIAESLLTMGVATAGYGASRLWLRPLVEVVGSLCLGLLVGIAHHFVGAKVVGKVEMMTASLGIITFTSGLSMLLGLSPLLTIMAAGFVLANISRRNQRIFASIEGVQGPVFVIFFTLAGTQLHLENLFTCGIIGASFLVFRLLGKVGGARLGASIAHVKGPARRYLGLALLPQAGVAIGLMLVAQENPYLFAYRYVLVDVVLASVALNELIGPPFAAYALRRSGEAGLSRKTETSKTLGASEERYDS, from the coding sequence ATGCTTTTGGAAGAGGTTGAGCTCATCTTCGTTTTGAGCGTCCTTCTTCTCTCCGGCTACGCACTGGGCATTTTGGCCAAGAGAGCCAGGCTTCCCGAGATCACGGGTTACATCGCGGCCGGGATAGTCTTAAAACAGGCGATCTTCTGGCTCGGGCTGATGTCGGACATCAAGTTCACGAAGCTCTTCTCACGCGACCTCATTCCGATTAACCATCTAGCACTTGCACTCATAGCGTTTGCTGTGTGCAGGGGTCTGCGGCTCGAGCAGATGAAACAGCTGGGCAAGGGCATTATCTGCATAGCTTCGGTTCAGGCCATTGTTACGTTCGTCGCAGTTACGATTGGCGTTGCAGTCATCGGTTCTTACGCCAATCTCGGCGGCGCGCCCGCAGGCAGTTTTATGAATGTGCTGCCGCTTGCGATCGTCTTTGGTGGTATCGCGACTGCGACCGCACCGGCGGCAACAGTCGCCGTGATAAGGGAGTTAAGGGCCAAGGGCCCCTTCACTACGACGCTGCTGGCGACGGTTGCTATGGACGATGCGATCGCGCTTTTGATATTCGCTTTTGGCATTACGATAGCTGAAAGTCTGCTCACGATGGGCGTTGCCACCGCTGGTTATGGGGCGTCTCGGCTATGGCTTAGACCGCTGGTGGAAGTGGTTGGGTCTTTGTGTCTTGGGCTTCTCGTCGGCATAGCTCACCATTTCGTCGGGGCAAAGGTAGTGGGAAAGGTCGAGATGATGACAGCATCACTTGGCATAATCACGTTCACCAGCGGCCTCTCCATGCTTCTCGGGCTGTCACCACTGCTCACTATCATGGCCGCCGGTTTTGTCCTGGCCAACATCTCCAGACGTAATCAGCGCATCTTCGCGTCCATCGAGGGCGTTCAGGGCCCTGTATTCGTGATCTTCTTCACGCTAGCGGGGACACAGCTTCACCTTGAGAACTTGTTCACCTGTGGGATAATCGGGGCAAGTTTTCTTGTCTTCAGGCTTTTGGGTAAGGTGGGTGGCGCCCGTTTGGGTGCATCCATAGCACATGTGAAGGGACCGGCGAGGCGCTATTTGGGGCTTGCGCTGCTTCCGCAGGCTGGTGTTGCGATCGGCCTGATGCTGGTGGCTCAGGAGAACCCTTACTTGTTTGCTTATAGGTATGTGCTTGTCGATGTTGTCCTCGCATCAGTTGCTTTGAACGAGCTTATCGGGCCGCCCTTCGCTGCCTACGCCTTGAGGCGCTCTGGCGAGGCGGGTCTCTCGAGGAAAACAGAGACCTCGAAAACTCTGGGCGCATCAGAGGAAAGATATGATTCCTGA
- the rho gene encoding transcription termination factor Rho, translating into MNLVELKAKSTSELSKLAQELSVDGSAALPRQELIFKIMLAQIEKEGLIFAEGVLETLPEGFGFLRSQDFNYLPGPDDIYVSPSQIRKFGLRKGDTVGGLIRPPKENEHYFALLRVETINSQEPDKIKETINFDNLTPLFPDQKIQLETGNGNISTRIIDLITPIGLGQRGLIVAAPRTGKTMLLQAIANSITANHPDVIPIVLLINERPEEVTEMRRSINAEVIASTFDEPAERHVKVASMVLEKAKRLVEQGHDVCILLDSLTRLARAHNTVAPPSGRVLSGGLDSNALQKPKRFFGAARNIEEGGSLTIIATALVETGSRMDDVIFEEFKGTGNMELHLDRRLVDRRIYPAINFEKSGTRKIELLVSKDVLQKLWILTRFLQQNYDPVDAMEFLIDKVSKTKSNEDFLNSMNTM; encoded by the coding sequence ATGAACCTCGTCGAGCTGAAAGCCAAATCGACCTCGGAACTGTCGAAGCTCGCTCAGGAGCTTAGTGTTGATGGTTCCGCCGCTCTCCCAAGGCAAGAGCTGATCTTTAAGATCATGCTTGCCCAGATAGAGAAAGAGGGGCTGATCTTTGCGGAGGGTGTTCTCGAGACGTTGCCCGAGGGCTTCGGCTTTCTGCGGTCTCAGGACTTCAACTACCTTCCTGGGCCTGACGACATCTACGTCTCGCCGTCGCAAATACGGAAGTTCGGGCTGCGAAAGGGCGACACAGTTGGCGGGCTGATCCGTCCCCCCAAGGAGAACGAACACTACTTCGCTCTCTTGCGAGTGGAGACGATAAACAGCCAGGAGCCCGACAAGATCAAGGAGACAATCAACTTCGACAATCTGACACCGCTCTTCCCGGACCAGAAGATCCAGCTCGAGACCGGCAACGGCAACATATCTACTCGCATCATAGACTTGATTACGCCGATCGGACTGGGTCAGAGGGGCCTGATCGTGGCGGCTCCCAGAACTGGGAAGACGATGCTGCTCCAGGCCATCGCCAACAGCATCACGGCGAACCATCCGGACGTGATACCGATCGTTTTGCTGATCAACGAGCGTCCGGAGGAGGTAACCGAGATGCGTCGCTCGATAAACGCAGAGGTTATCGCGTCAACTTTTGACGAGCCTGCTGAGCGGCACGTGAAGGTTGCCAGCATGGTGCTTGAGAAGGCCAAGCGGCTTGTCGAGCAGGGGCATGACGTTTGTATCCTTTTGGATAGCCTCACCAGGCTTGCCAGGGCTCACAACACTGTCGCGCCTCCTAGCGGCAGGGTCCTGTCGGGCGGGCTCGACTCCAACGCTCTTCAGAAGCCGAAGCGGTTTTTCGGGGCCGCGAGGAACATCGAGGAGGGCGGGAGCCTCACCATTATCGCTACCGCGCTTGTCGAGACGGGGAGCCGAATGGACGATGTTATCTTTGAGGAGTTCAAGGGCACCGGCAACATGGAGCTGCACTTGGACAGGAGGCTGGTTGACCGCAGGATATATCCTGCCATCAACTTCGAGAAGTCGGGAACGAGAAAGATAGAGCTTCTTGTGTCCAAGGATGTGCTCCAGAAGCTCTGGATACTAACTCGTTTCCTACAGCAGAACTATGACCCGGTCGACGCGATGGAGTTCTTGATTGACAAGGTCTCCAAAACCAAGTCCAACGAAGATTTCCTCAACTCAATGAACACGATGTAG